The Terrirubrum flagellatum nucleotide sequence ATTCGCACTCTATATCGAATATAGATGTCGAACGCAATCTAATTATGGAGGTCGACGATGCGCGTCAGTCGCGTTCAGGCCGAGAAAAACCGGCAAGCCGTGATCGATGTCGCAAGCCGCCTGTTTCGGGAGCACGGCTTTGACGGCATCGGCCTCAAAGATCTGATGGAGAATGCCGGGCTGACCCAAGGCGCGTTCTATAAGCAGTTCGCGTCGAAGGACGACCTGGCGGCGCAGGCCTCCGCGCGAGCATTAGAAAGTGCCACCCGGCGATGGTCGGCGGCAGCCGAGGCCAATCCGAAGGACCCGCTCGGTGCGGCGATCGCGTTCTATCTCAGCACAGGGCATCGCGAAGAAAGGGGCGACGGCTGTCCTGTCGTTGCGCTCGGCTCCGATGCCGCCCGTCAGGGCGAAGATGTGAAGGCATCTTTCGAAGCTGGAATCCAAAAATACCTGGAGATGCTCGGGCACTGGGTTGGCCAACCCGACGCCGAGGATTCGGCCGACAAGGCCATGGCTGTTCTCTCGACCATGGTGGGAGCAATGGTCCTGTCGCGCGCGATCAACAACAAGCGTCTGTCAAAGCGCTTCCTGCAAGCGGCGGCCAAGAGCGTGATGGGCTTGTCTACCGGTGCTGCCCAAAAAGGACAACGCCGATGACGATGGTCTCTCCAGCCCCTCCATTCGCAACACGGAGCCCATCACCATGAATGACGTCGTCATCATCGGCGGCAGCTTTGCCGGTCTCGCCGCCGCGCTGCAACTCGGCCGCGCGCGCCGCAAGGTCACCGTTGTCGATACCGGCCTGCCGCGCAACCGCTTCGCCGGCCACTCGCATGGCCTGCTCGGCCACGATCACAAGCCACCGCTGGACATCCTGACCCAGGCGCGGCAGCAGCTCGCGCGCTATCCCACGATCAGGCTGGTCAATGCCCGGGCCGACAGCGTCTCCGGCGCCATCGACGATTTCTCCGTCCTCACCGGCGATGGCGAACGCCTTGGGGCGCGCCGCCTGATCCTGAGCTATGGCGTCGCCGACCAGATGCCTGATGTTCCAGGCTTTGCCGAAGGCTGGGGCACGTCCATCGTGCCCTGTCCCTATTGCGACGGCTTCGAAGTCGCCGGCCGGCATTGGGGTCTCGTCTGGTCTGGCCG carries:
- a CDS encoding TetR/AcrR family transcriptional regulator, which translates into the protein MRVSRVQAEKNRQAVIDVASRLFREHGFDGIGLKDLMENAGLTQGAFYKQFASKDDLAAQASARALESATRRWSAAAEANPKDPLGAAIAFYLSTGHREERGDGCPVVALGSDAARQGEDVKASFEAGIQKYLEMLGHWVGQPDAEDSADKAMAVLSTMVGAMVLSRAINNKRLSKRFLQAAAKSVMGLSTGAAQKGQRR
- a CDS encoding NAD(P)/FAD-dependent oxidoreductase, producing MNDVVIIGGSFAGLAAALQLGRARRKVTVVDTGLPRNRFAGHSHGLLGHDHKPPLDILTQARQQLARYPTIRLVNARADSVSGAIDDFSVLTGDGERLGARRLILSYGVADQMPDVPGFAEGWGTSIVPCPYCDGFEVAGRHWGLVWSGRQSHNQVRLFHDWTDRLTLFADGHDIPPDIRADLARRNIPVVEGRLTGIPRHKGHRATVKLDTGADVAVDILFAHPRNKPSANLHESLGLATVDTPSGIALKVDERRETSMPGTYAAGDLANPGMPSVTTASWQGAMAGIFAQQSMLV